The following are from one region of the Phycisphaeraceae bacterium genome:
- a CDS encoding amidohydrolase family protein, with product MSQANLRADGSTTPTTTPGAPSSPTPANRLRLDYRAEAARMGPPPCPIIDAHSHINGDRASAIFNEARSLYGVSRVYSMSRLEDAPLVVKNMGDAIRFIAVPNFMSENRRHAHTQGYLDDITRWNHEFGAKILKFWCAPRGVDYAAEIGDPDMMRLDGPWRRKQMERGADLGMLFMAHIADPDTWFQTKYADASKYGTKAQQYEPLEKLGAEYTQPWIIAHMGGWPEDIDFLDGLLTRRPNFYLDTSATKWIVRELSKHPRAKLLAFLEKWRGRLLFGSDIVTMDAHLTPEDGYRGMGELSNTPEGAFDLYASRYWALRTMWETDYEGESPIADPDLMLVEPTKHDAMSAPRLVGRSLPKELLKALYHDAAATLLRD from the coding sequence ATGAGCCAGGCCAATCTGCGCGCCGATGGATCAACCACGCCAACCACCACGCCCGGGGCCCCTTCCTCGCCCACTCCCGCCAACCGATTGCGGCTCGACTACCGCGCCGAAGCCGCGCGCATGGGCCCGCCCCCCTGCCCCATCATCGACGCCCACTCCCATATCAACGGAGACCGGGCGTCCGCCATCTTCAACGAGGCCCGCTCGCTCTACGGCGTCTCGCGCGTCTACTCGATGTCGCGCCTCGAAGACGCGCCGCTCGTCGTCAAGAACATGGGCGACGCGATCCGCTTCATCGCCGTCCCCAACTTCATGAGCGAGAACCGCAGGCACGCGCACACGCAGGGATACCTCGACGACATCACCCGATGGAACCACGAGTTCGGCGCGAAGATCCTCAAGTTCTGGTGTGCCCCACGCGGCGTCGACTACGCCGCCGAGATCGGCGACCCCGACATGATGCGCCTCGACGGACCCTGGCGGCGCAAACAGATGGAGCGCGGCGCCGATCTGGGCATGCTCTTCATGGCGCACATCGCCGACCCCGACACCTGGTTCCAGACCAAATACGCCGACGCTTCGAAGTACGGCACGAAGGCCCAGCAGTACGAGCCCCTCGAGAAACTCGGCGCCGAGTACACGCAGCCCTGGATCATCGCCCACATGGGCGGATGGCCCGAGGACATCGACTTCCTCGACGGCCTGCTGACGCGCCGACCGAATTTTTACCTCGACACCTCCGCCACCAAGTGGATCGTGCGCGAACTCTCGAAGCACCCGCGCGCGAAACTCCTCGCGTTCCTCGAGAAGTGGCGCGGGCGCCTGCTCTTCGGCTCCGACATCGTGACTATGGACGCCCACCTCACCCCCGAGGACGGCTATCGCGGCATGGGCGAACTCTCGAACACCCCCGAGGGCGCCTTCGACCTCTACGCCAGCCGCTATTGGGCGCTGCGCACCATGTGGGAAACCGACTACGAGGGCGAATCCCCCATCGCCGACCCCGACCTGATGCTCGTCGAGCCCACGAAACACGACGCGATGTCGGCGCCGCGACTGGTGGGCAGGTCGCTGCCGAAGGAGCTGCTGAAGGCTCTCTACCACGACGCCGCGGCAACCTTGCTGAGGGATTGA
- a CDS encoding replication-associated recombination protein A, producing MSDLWATRRAEAREKASPLAWRMRPRTLDEYEGQGHIIGEGRLLRKMIESGAMTSIILHGPPGTGKTTLAEVIANATDRAFERENAASVGVKRIREIIDEAGARLEGSGRRTILFLDEIHRFSKSQQDVLLGDVERGMITLIGATTENPLFTVNSALVSRSTLFRLEPLSEDAIVRIVRRAIADEDRGFGRLTITIDDDALRVWAIKSDGDARRALTALEVAVTSGQREGAPGKAIHITKDDAEQSIQQKAVVYAPGGDEHYDSISAMIKSVRGSDPDAAVYWIARMLEGGEDPNFIARRLAILASEDIGNADPRGIQVAAATWELVERIGMPEARITLSQCAIYLALAPKSNASYVAINEAMADVKEGRTIPVPVFLQSPNKAESENDPRFAKGRQRYEYTHDTGANTSIGGVSEQSYLGVDKEYYRPTDRGLEQKLKERLDEVRRVKRGGRAPNP from the coding sequence GAGGGCAGACTGCTCCGGAAGATGATCGAGTCGGGGGCGATGACCTCGATCATCCTGCACGGGCCCCCGGGGACGGGGAAGACGACGCTCGCCGAGGTGATCGCCAACGCCACGGACCGGGCGTTCGAGCGCGAGAACGCCGCGAGCGTGGGGGTGAAGCGGATCCGGGAGATCATCGACGAGGCGGGCGCGCGCCTGGAGGGCAGCGGCAGGCGGACGATCCTGTTCCTCGACGAGATCCATCGCTTCAGCAAGAGCCAGCAGGATGTGCTGCTGGGCGATGTCGAGCGCGGGATGATCACGCTGATCGGCGCGACGACGGAGAACCCGCTGTTCACCGTGAACTCGGCGCTGGTCAGCCGCAGCACGCTGTTCCGGCTCGAGCCGCTGAGCGAAGACGCGATCGTGCGAATCGTCCGGCGCGCGATCGCCGACGAGGATCGGGGGTTCGGTCGCCTGACGATCACCATCGACGACGACGCGCTGCGCGTGTGGGCGATCAAGAGCGACGGCGACGCCCGGCGCGCGCTGACGGCGCTGGAAGTCGCGGTGACGAGCGGGCAGCGCGAGGGCGCTCCCGGCAAGGCGATCCACATCACGAAGGACGACGCGGAGCAGTCGATCCAGCAGAAGGCGGTCGTCTACGCGCCGGGCGGCGACGAGCATTACGACTCGATCAGCGCGATGATCAAGAGCGTGCGTGGGAGCGATCCGGACGCCGCGGTGTACTGGATCGCGCGGATGCTGGAGGGTGGCGAGGACCCGAACTTCATCGCGCGCCGGCTGGCGATCCTCGCGAGCGAGGACATCGGCAACGCCGACCCGAGGGGGATTCAGGTGGCGGCGGCGACCTGGGAACTCGTCGAGCGCATCGGCATGCCCGAGGCGCGGATCACGCTGAGCCAGTGCGCGATCTACCTGGCGCTCGCGCCCAAAAGCAACGCGAGTTATGTCGCGATCAACGAGGCGATGGCGGATGTGAAGGAGGGGCGCACGATCCCGGTCCCCGTCTTCCTGCAGAGCCCGAACAAGGCGGAGAGCGAGAACGACCCGCGCTTCGCGAAGGGGCGCCAGCGCTACGAGTACACCCACGACACCGGCGCGAACACGAGCATCGGGGGCGTGAGCGAGCAGAGTTACCTGGGCGTGGACAAGGAGTACTACCGCCCGACGGACCGGGGGCTGGAGCAGAAGTTGAAGGAGCGCCTGGACGAGGTGCGCAGGGTGAAGCGAGGCGGCCGCGCGCCGAATCCCTGA
- a CDS encoding FtsW/RodA/SpoVE family cell cycle protein yields the protein MTRTATPSPRSAREYTPRGLYTAARAGALPRLMLGRPETWTLLLSTFLLIAIGVFAISLTGGTDVEGLSSLAKKQVFLATVGAVAGACLIVPHYRTLGALAWLAAACAVGLLVFLLIPFVPSSIVRPINGARAWINLGSFGLQPAEFTKIAFVLLLARYLRYRKTYRRFTGLIAPAMITFVPFALISLQPDLGTALLFLPALVAMLLAAGAKLKHFVIVGVIGLAMAPLSYPFLLPHQKQRIEALVHSYQGDTSTADTIQFQTRKAMELMGAGGVAGVPEQKSRALIRYNALPEAHNDMIFAVIVNRAGLLGAGVVLALYAIWLASALAIAARCRDPFGRIVAVGIASFVPVQAFVNTGVCTGILPVVGVTLPFLSYGGSSVIALLMGVGILVNISIRPPRQMQRASFEFDDDDEI from the coding sequence ATGACGCGCACCGCGACGCCCTCGCCCCGCTCGGCGCGCGAGTACACGCCGCGAGGGCTCTATACCGCCGCGAGAGCCGGTGCGCTGCCCCGTCTGATGCTCGGGCGCCCCGAGACATGGACGCTGCTGCTGTCGACCTTTCTCCTGATCGCGATCGGCGTGTTCGCGATCAGTCTGACCGGTGGGACGGACGTGGAGGGGCTCTCGTCGCTGGCGAAGAAGCAGGTGTTCCTGGCGACGGTCGGGGCTGTCGCGGGCGCGTGCCTGATCGTGCCACACTACAGGACGCTGGGCGCGCTGGCGTGGCTTGCTGCGGCGTGCGCCGTCGGGTTGCTGGTGTTCCTGCTGATCCCGTTCGTGCCGAGTTCGATCGTGCGTCCGATCAACGGCGCGCGCGCGTGGATTAACCTCGGGTCTTTCGGCCTGCAGCCGGCGGAGTTCACGAAGATCGCGTTCGTGCTGCTGCTGGCGAGGTACCTGAGGTATCGCAAGACCTATCGGCGCTTCACGGGGCTGATCGCGCCGGCGATGATCACCTTCGTTCCCTTCGCGCTGATCTCGCTCCAGCCCGACCTGGGCACGGCGCTGCTGTTCCTGCCGGCGCTCGTGGCGATGCTGCTGGCGGCGGGGGCGAAGCTGAAGCACTTCGTCATCGTGGGCGTGATCGGGCTCGCCATGGCGCCGCTGTCGTACCCGTTCCTGCTGCCTCACCAGAAGCAGCGGATCGAGGCGCTGGTGCACTCGTACCAGGGCGACACCTCGACGGCGGACACGATCCAGTTCCAGACACGCAAGGCGATGGAGCTGATGGGGGCCGGGGGCGTCGCCGGGGTGCCCGAGCAGAAGTCGCGTGCGCTGATCCGCTACAACGCGCTGCCCGAGGCGCACAACGACATGATCTTCGCGGTGATCGTGAACCGGGCGGGTCTGCTGGGCGCCGGCGTGGTGCTCGCGCTGTACGCGATCTGGCTGGCGTCGGCCCTGGCGATCGCCGCACGCTGCCGCGACCCGTTCGGGCGGATCGTCGCGGTGGGCATCGCGTCGTTCGTGCCGGTCCAGGCGTTCGTGAACACGGGGGTGTGCACGGGGATTCTGCCGGTCGTCGGGGTTACGCTACCGTTCCTTTCCTACGGCGGGTCGTCCGTGATCGCTCTCCTGATGGGCGTCGGGATCCTCGTCAATATCTCCATCCGCCCGCCGCGGCAGATGCAGCGCGCGTCCTTTGAGTTCGACGACGATGACGAGATCTAA
- a CDS encoding HD domain-containing protein — translation MSTSERVFIKDFRPSERFQGIFAMMNAQRGMTKTGKPYLKCLFRDKTGELPARMWSVPDSLFSRIGAEGFVWAEGETQPYQGELQLIIHTIDPIEPSAKQLQELLPTTTKSIPGMFQEVVGVLGTLQHPAAKALAQTYLDDEMLMDHFRHAPAARSMHHAYLGGLLEHTLQLLKVAEALLPLYPKLSRDVVLLGLFLHDLGKTRELSWETGFNYTDRGDLVGHIVEGAIMLHDKSQQAMAAHGVRMPAGFITVLQHIILSHHGIPEYGAAKIPSTPEAIFISILDNLDAKTTMALSAARPEIEREFDLGGNFTEKHWGLGTKLYRPDPLG, via the coding sequence ATGAGCACTTCGGAACGCGTCTTCATCAAGGATTTCCGCCCCTCGGAGCGGTTCCAGGGCATCTTCGCCATGATGAACGCCCAGCGCGGCATGACCAAGACGGGCAAGCCGTACCTCAAGTGCCTCTTCCGCGATAAGACGGGCGAACTGCCGGCGCGCATGTGGTCGGTGCCCGACTCCCTCTTCTCGCGCATCGGCGCCGAGGGCTTCGTGTGGGCCGAGGGCGAGACCCAGCCCTACCAGGGCGAGCTCCAGCTCATCATCCACACGATCGACCCGATCGAGCCCTCCGCCAAGCAACTCCAGGAACTGCTGCCCACCACCACCAAGAGCATCCCGGGGATGTTCCAGGAGGTCGTCGGGGTCCTCGGGACGCTCCAGCACCCCGCCGCCAAGGCGCTCGCGCAGACCTATCTCGACGACGAGATGCTGATGGACCACTTCCGGCACGCTCCGGCGGCGCGGTCGATGCACCACGCGTACCTTGGCGGGCTGCTCGAGCACACGCTGCAACTGCTGAAGGTCGCCGAGGCGCTGCTGCCGCTCTATCCGAAGCTCAGCCGCGATGTCGTGCTGCTCGGTCTGTTCCTGCACGACCTGGGCAAGACGCGCGAACTGTCGTGGGAGACGGGGTTCAACTACACCGATCGCGGCGATCTGGTCGGGCACATCGTCGAGGGCGCGATCATGCTGCACGACAAGTCGCAGCAGGCGATGGCCGCGCACGGCGTGCGCATGCCGGCCGGGTTCATCACCGTGCTGCAGCACATCATCCTGTCGCACCACGGCATCCCCGAGTACGGCGCCGCCAAGATCCCCTCGACCCCCGAGGCGATCTTCATCTCGATCCTCGACAACCTCGACGCGAAGACCACCATGGCGCTGAGCGCGGCACGCCCGGAGATCGAGCGTGAGTTCGATCTGGGCGGCAATTTCACCGAGAAGCACTGGGGTCTGGGGACGAAGTTGTACCGGCCCGATCCGCTGGGGTGA